The genomic region TATGCTATTGTGCAATGAACAGGTATACTCATTAGCCAGCCAGTTTACTAGGTACTAATCAATTCAGGGTATACATTTCCCAAGGGGTGAAAAGCAAACTCACATGGATAgatttgttttggtttgtgtAATTACTATGAATGCTATTAACTCTGTCAAATCTGGAAAATTTACAGTGCAACCTCATCTCTGAGTCTCTGGTTGTCTTTGTGTGCTCTACTTCTGGCGAAGGTGATCCTCCAGACAATATGAAGGTACAGGTTGTGAAAACCTTGACATTTCTGTATGCTTATTAGACAGATGCATTGTTTTATTAATTGTGATAATCATTTAAAATTACCTATTTATTTTTACCATAAAGAATTTCTGGCGGTTCCTGTTTAGGAAATCACTTCCAGCTGGTTCTCTATGTCGCCTTGACTGTGctgtgctgggtctgggagactCATCATATTCCAAGTGAGACTGACATACCGAGCATACACAGCGATAACCCACTTCCTACACTTGTACATTGGCACTAgaaggagggacacacacacacacacaagactagaTGTCTGTTTGGACGCTTAATTCGGAATTGAAGACCAACATTCAATAAGTAAGAAAAGCCCTGTGTGTGAATGATGGAgacatgttgtttttttcctttcatttgaAGGTTCAACTTTGTAGCTAAGAAGCTTTATAAGCGACTTTTGCAGCTGGGGGCCAATGTGTTACTGCCTGTGGGGTTGGCGGATGACCAACATGATTTGGGGTAAGTGACAAACCATGGGATAGAGATGTTGGCCTTTAGGTAAACCAGAAATCGGATTGCAGAGTTTAgctaatgcaaaaaaaaaaatgcttatcACTGAATTATATGGATGTCTTGTGTTCAACAGTGCAAACGGTGTGATCGACCCCTGGCTCATATCGTTCTGGGAGAAGGTTCTCGCCCTTTATCCTCTTCCCACCGGTACCAGACAGCTCAGCGACAGTGAGCCGTAAGTCAGGTTGACCATTACTGTGTATATACTAGTATATTTTGAGTATATTTACCgtctcaaatatatatatatatatattatttttttgtctCGACATTAGTATAGGTTTTTGTACCTGACAATTGACCCAGCCTTCTTCCTCAAGAAGAGCAACAAACTCATTCAAATTAATTAATTTGAGGTTTTCTTCCCCTGATTCTACATTACTCCATCTCTCAATCCACACACTGTTTTGCAGGCTCCCCCCAAGATACGTTTTCCGTTTACTGGGAAATTCTATAGAGAAGGCCTCTGACAGGCTGAGGATGCCAGAGAATGAGACCACACCTTCTCAGTCTAACCCCTTCCCGGCTAGGATGGTGTCTAATCTGAGAGTGACCCACACCTCTCATTTTCAAGATGTCCGGCACATGGAGTTTGACATAACAGGCTCGAATATAGAGTGAGTAGCCTTGACTGCATGGATGCAAAATGTGCCACTCTGACTGATATCAACACTCTTTAAATGGTTTTGTCTTTTAAGGTAAACAATTCAGTAATGTGACATACATTGGGCTCTGAGTTTGAATTGAGACTATGCAGCTATAAAACATTCTGGACTGCATTGTGTTGGCCACACCAAGgtccatgtgtgcatgtgcgtgtgtccttgtgtgcatGTTTCAGGTTCACAGCTGGTGACGTGGTGATGATGCGTCCCTGTAATGCCGTTGAGGATGTAGAACAGTTTTGTCAGCTACTAAGACTGAACCCTGACACCCAGTTTACACTTGTCCCAACAGATGACAgttcaggtgtgtgcgtgtgtcatgaTTGAAGTTGAAGCTGACCTGGAAAGCTTATCCTGAAAGAAACATTGATACACTGTACATACAATGCTAAGAAACTCAACACACTTTTTGATGAGCCTTTAATGAGTTTACTCTCTTGCTCTACGAAGATTGTAATTcaaccttcccttctctccactcctccagccCCGGTCCCGTCCCAGATTCCCCAGCCCTGCACGGTGCGCTACCTTGTTGAGAACTTCCTGGACATTGCCGCCGTGCCACGACGCTCCTTCTTTGAGCAGCTGACCACCTTTGCCACTAACGAGCTGGAGCTTGAGAAGCTGACTGAGTTTAGCTCCGCCCAGGGTCAGGATGAACTACATGGCTACTGCAACAGGCCCCGGCGCACTGCTCTAGAGGTGTCTGTCGAAAGCATATTACACACCTGACatgcaacaccaccaccattgttgtatgtattgtgtgtgtgtgtgcgcatgtgtgtgtgtgtataatatatACGAGAGAGAGGGCTTTTGAGAGAGCAGCatagttatttttttatatttattttctctccatGGCAGGTTTTAACAGACTTCCCTCACACTACTGCAGAGCTAAAGCCAGACTACCTATTGGACCTGTTCCCTGAGATCCAGCCTCGCTCATTCTCCATCGCCTCTTCCCAAAAGGTGCAGCTGGAGTTGAATCAGCTTTTGCTACTCTTTATGCTCTTTGTGCTACACTTTTACACAAAGTCGCTTTTGTACCAATAAACAGTCATACCTGGGGTAAAACTTAAAGTTAAAGTTCCTAATAAATAATCAataacagtgtttcccctaggtttacagctttggggggtgccgttgggggggcggggcgcccccctaatataatggtaggggaaacactgaataaacaaccccccctttctcctacAGTTGCATCCCAATATAATCCAGATCCTACTAGCTGTGGTGTGCTACAAGACCAAGATGCAGAAACCTCGCAGAGGCCTTTGTTCCTCTTGGCTGGCCTCCTTGGATCCCATGTCAGGTCTGTTAAACAGTGAGGAAGTATTTGCAGCTGCTACATTCtctttactgtatattgttacagGTTTGCAGGGTGGACGCTTATGTTACAGACATCGTTTTTCTTTATTGTGATCTGGGATTATGGCAATCAATACAATTTAATGGTGGTCACATTTGGGTTGTACCATATTTCAGGGGACGTATACGTGCCTCTGTGGGTGAAGAAGGGGAGTCTAAAGTTTCCTAAAGACCCTGCCTCTCCTGTGATAATGGTTGGTCCCGGGACAGGGGTGGCTCCCTTCAGGTCTGCTGTCCAGGAAAGGGCAGCCCAGTGTAGGACAGGTGAGAGAACCTGTTCACACCCAACTCCATTGTTTATCTTCCCCTGATGGAAAGGATGTCTGAAAGTGATTCACAGATGTGAGACAAATGTACACGTTTAGCCTTTCGAGACAAATGTAAGTAGTATTTGTAAAGATGTAAAAGGGGTATGTGCTTACTTATGTAAGCTAaatgtcctctccctcctcttggtTTCAGttaatgtgttgttttttggCTGCCGGTCCGAGTACAAAGATTTCTACTGTCGCACTGAATGGGAGGAGATGGAAAGGGCCGGGCACCTCACTTTGTTCACTGCATTTTCAAGAGACCAGGTTaatcaaacacgcacgcacacatcatGTGTCCTTCAGTTATGTCATGGTTACTGTCAACTCAACTTAACCTTTTTGTCTTCAGGAGGACAAGATTTATGTACAACATCGTGTCAAGGACCAGGCCAAACTTCTGTGGGATCTGATTGCCAATAAGAATGCCTACTTTTACATTGCTGGGTGAGcctatacagttaggtccatataAGTTTTCTAATTTTAGCTGTTTACTATAACATATTCAAGTGATAGTTATGTCAAATCCATTGACGTGGCGTACAAAGTCAAAATGATTAAAATTGTGGTATGTGGTTTATGTACATACGTCCGTAAGAAAGTATTACTGGCAGCACATATAATGGTATCAAACACTTAGTCTGTGATTTGAGTTGAGTTCAATTGCACTGGTAACTTTTCAATAGAAGAAATCAGTCCTTCGTGGGCATGCCAACCTATCCAGTGTTACCTAGCGATACTATGGATGTATAGATGACCTTCCACTATGTCCCTCTCGCAGCAATGCCAAACAGATGCCATCAAGCGTATGTGACGCATTGAAGATGGTCTTTCAGAGCGAAGGGGGTGTGTCCTCAGAGGAGGCTGAACAGAtgctggttgccatggagaaaGCAGGCCGTCTCCAGAGAGAAACCTGGTCCTAATTTCCTGACCACTGTGTTCAGATTGGGGATCCTATCTACCTTAATTGGCAATAGTAGCATTATTGTATGGCAAAACAACATTGGTCTTGTGTATGCTTACTACATTTTGCAAATTAGGTTTTGCCAAccttaaaatgttgacaaagggGATTGTTTTGAAAGGCTGTGAAGAGTTGTGATATCCACTGTTTATTGGAGTACTTTAAGAGTATTTTGAATGTTTGAATACTTTATTTCAAGCAGATAAAAGTTCAAAAGTAACTTCTTTAACTGCCAAACACAACTAAATTATCTATACCCCTCATGGCCCACTTCTATAACATTTCTTATACTTTAACCAGGTGTGAAATTATGGACTACCCATAAAATAACACTTTTtcagattttaatatttttcagaTTTTGATTGACAAAATTAATATTTCTAGTTAATTGTGAGCTGCATGGTTGAAAGGATCTGAATATTAGGACATATTTGCTGCTTTGTATAACGTGTAGTATGACATGACCATGCTGTATGTACATTTGTGTAAATAATTGCCTAGTTTATGCAATTCAATTATGCAGTTATTTATTGTGCCAATTTAAGCCTTTAGAAATGTTTGTGATCAATATTGTACAACAGTAATGAACTAGTAGGTCAGATCAGAAAATGCAGAGGTAAATTTATGTCAGTTTAAATCTAAACTCAACGATAAAATATACACAACACTGATTATATttctgtaaatatatatttaattcaCTCctgcctttcaaaaacaatcatGTTATAAGCATTCAACAGCAAGATACCTAACAAAGTCAAGATAACGGCTGAATCTCAGAAATGGGATGTAAAATGGTCAAATATGTGTAAATATGATCAAAACAGGAATATAAAAAGGACCAATGGCCACTTGTTTAATACACTCCATAACAAGCACTGGCAAACCAGCAACATGTTTGACTTGAAATGTGGAGTTGATGCCTACAATTCATGGTCTTCCAGAAGTCTCACAATGCATACATACAAGTCTTAAATATAGTGATGTCCTAAAACCTTACTTAAATACAagtagacaaaacacacagccacTAGGCAGGACAGTCCAACTCTGGGCTATTGGAGGTTGGATGCAATCATCTTCCATGGACGTGTCGAAAGCAGCATTTGGCATCACCATCCATCCTTTTGGCTCAATGCTACAGTAGGTCCTTGACCTTTGGCACTTGTGTAGAACTGAAAGGACCGGATGGGATAGCCAGTGAGGGCAATAAAGCAATTTCTATGAGACCTTTAGTTTTAAGTCATCTCATCTGCATTACATAATTCTGAACTCATCCAATCCTTTCCCATTCGGCTGACACAAAGATCCTAAAGGCTAGCAAAGAGTGAGAATCAACATACACAAtaaaccctccatcctcccttgaGTCTCAGTACCACAGCCCCTATCTAAGGGCCAGCATGTGGACCTGGTAGATCTCCTTGGGGAAGTTCATTTGCTGTTCTTCGTGGACAATGTGCAGGCCTGAACGGCCCACCAAACTCCGCAGGAGGGCCAGGTCCCGGCACACACTGCTGTCCACCTCATCGGGCACCACACCCTCGTACGCCACATTGTCCTTGACTACGATCAGCCCGTTGGGCCGCAGGCCACCCCGGCAACGCCGCAGGAACTCCACCAGGTGATCGTCAGTCAAGTGGCCTGAGAGGTAGCAGAGGAGAACAGATTTACTAGGATGTTTATATTATATGATCTATTGTATATATTTTAATACAAAAACATCACTCGATGCTTGTCTAATCATTTAACCACTACCAAATCAACATAGTGGCTCAAACCCATTTGTTTCACCCACAAGCAGTTTCAAATACCACTTGCTGTCCTTGTTTAAGACTTACCGATTACCCACTGGATCCAAATGACATCATAACGTCCATCCTGCGGGACAAAATCCTGCAGGCCACAGCAGAAGTAATTCTCCACCCGTTTGCCGTCTTGATCACCCAGGTATACCTTGGCCTTATCAAGAAACTCCTGCGTCACGTCCACCAAGTCTACCGAGCGGAACAGAGGCAACAACAGGCGCTTGGTGATCCGCCCGATGCCGGCACCGCAGTCCAGGGCACAGCCCATGCCAGTTTTTCCTTCACCCTCCTTTTAAAGCAAGGGTAGATCGGATAGTGGATGAGTAGCGTAAGTTGCCTCATG from Osmerus mordax isolate fOsmMor3 chromosome 14, fOsmMor3.pri, whole genome shotgun sequence harbors:
- the ndor1 gene encoding NADPH-dependent diflavin oxidoreductase 1, translated to MSTSSLLILYGSQTGTSQDTAERIGRQALRRRMLVRVEALDSYSVCNLISESLVVFVCSTSGEGDPPDNMKNFWRFLFRKSLPAGSLCRLDCAVLGLGDSSYSKFNFVAKKLYKRLLQLGANVLLPVGLADDQHDLGANGVIDPWLISFWEKVLALYPLPTGTRQLSDSEPLPPRYVFRLLGNSIEKASDRLRMPENETTPSQSNPFPARMVSNLRVTHTSHFQDVRHMEFDITGSNIEFTAGDVVMMRPCNAVEDVEQFCQLLRLNPDTQFTLVPTDDSSAPVPSQIPQPCTVRYLVENFLDIAAVPRRSFFEQLTTFATNELELEKLTEFSSAQGQDELHGYCNRPRRTALEVLTDFPHTTAELKPDYLLDLFPEIQPRSFSIASSQKLHPNIIQILLAVVCYKTKMQKPRRGLCSSWLASLDPMSGDVYVPLWVKKGSLKFPKDPASPVIMVGPGTGVAPFRSAVQERAAQCRTVNVLFFGCRSEYKDFYCRTEWEEMERAGHLTLFTAFSRDQEDKIYVQHRVKDQAKLLWDLIANKNAYFYIAGNAKQMPSSVCDALKMVFQSEGGVSSEEAEQMLVAMEKAGRLQRETWS
- the ntmt1 gene encoding N-terminal Xaa-Pro-Lys N-methyltransferase 1; its protein translation is MSDIVENETIFYAKAEEYWKDVAPTVDGMLGGYGSISNIDLNGSKTFLQKFLGEGEGKTGMGCALDCGAGIGRITKRLLLPLFRSVDLVDVTQEFLDKAKVYLGDQDGKRVENYFCCGLQDFVPQDGRYDVIWIQWVIGHLTDDHLVEFLRRCRGGLRPNGLIVVKDNVAYEGVVPDEVDSSVCRDLALLRSLVGRSGLHIVHEEQQMNFPKEIYQVHMLALR